In a genomic window of Glycine max cultivar Williams 82 chromosome 13, Glycine_max_v4.0, whole genome shotgun sequence:
- the LOC100776746 gene encoding protein GAMETOPHYTE DEFECTIVE 1 translates to MGYFDLNIPYPDPSPANKPTEQGNRTRLAVKAMEFGYTGIAYNRTIKGVMSDHHRCSISPLTLSSLLNVLPSLSLSANLHRHLLHVPLSTPFRQYTRLTVCVDSASQAQALNSGNPILKTYDLVAVKPLNQIAFDLACERMEVDIISIDFSAKLPFRLKQPMVKAATQRGVCFEVTYSGLFADIQIRRQLISSAKLLMDWTRGQNIVFSSAAPTVNELRGPCDVANLLSLFGLSKERANAAISKNCRILLANSLRKKRFYKETIRVEVLSSDAASHSKEDRYQELLKWDPISSGEGDILLDDMQKSSLVSCKASKPAKAIDFASVVKSLPSHGFEIKDILPANNAFPVCGDNKINFPPVAEKLSQSTHVPNNLTEKSNILVCPEQDENSVPDAITRGQILRCDNIFENNICSGTTDAVNLKETNTPAAIDSISVAEGLPSPGFHDKCNNEKSSDVNLNEQIGRICEALPNEDLKIAEQPVLELNTSISDTSMEDKRETDALELDEMKMEDDSTAAKHLLPDVIMKDKRLSEVSTDSDQFASGGLRVKRRTPQGLPLFPFRRLLNPTPFKKKGKTSKSRTKLK, encoded by the exons ATGGGTTACTTCGACCTCAACATCCCCTACCCTGATCCTTCCCCTGCCAACAAGCCCACTGAGCAAGGTAACCGTACGAGGCTGGCAGTGAAGGCCATGGAGTTTGGCTACACCGGAATCGCTTACAACCGCACGATCAAGGGCGTCATGTCCGATCACCACCGTTGCTCCATCTCTCCCCTCACCCTCTCCtctctcctcaacgtccttccctctctctccctctccgcCAACCTCCACCGCCACCTACTCCATGTCCCACTCTCCACCCCCTTCCGTCAGTACACTCGTCTCACCGTCTGCGTCGATAGTGCTTCCCAGGCTCAAGCCCTCAATTCGGGTAACCCTATTTTGAAAACCTATGATCTGGTCGCTGTTAAGCCTTTGAATCAGATCGCGTTTGATCTTGCATGTGAGAGAATGGAG GTGGATATTATCTCTATTGATTTCTCAGCTAAGTTGCCCTTTAGATTGAAGCAACCTATGGTTAAAGCTGCTACTCAG CGTGGGGTTTGTTTTGAAGTCACGTACTCTGGTTTATTTGCTGATATTCAAATAAGGAGACAGCTAATTTCCAGTGCCAAG TTGTTGATGGATTGGACTCGGGGACAAAACATTGTATTTTCTAGTGCTGCTCCTACGGTGAATGAGCTTAGAGGGCCCTGTGATGTTGCAAACTTGTTGTCATTGTTTGGGCTTTCCAAGGAGCGAGCTAATGCGGCTATTTCTAAAAACTGTAG GATTCTTTTAGCTAATTCTTTAAGGAAAAAGCGATTTTACAAAGAGACAATAAGAGTAGAAGTTTTATCATCAGATGCAGCATCTCATTCTAAGGAAGACCGGTATCAAGAGTTACTAAAGTGGGACCCTATCTCCAGTGGTGAAGGTGATATCCTGTTGGATGATATGCAAAAATCTTCTCTAGTCTCCTGTAAAGCATCAAAACCTGCAAAAGCCATTGACTTTGCTTCCGTGGTCAAAAGCCTTCCATCTCATGGTTTTGAAATCAAGGATATCTTACCTGCAAATAATGCTTTCCCTGTCTGTGgagacaataaaataaatttcccgCCAGTTGCCGAAAAACTAAGTCAGTCAACACATGTACCTAACAATTTAACTGAGAAGTCCAACATACTTGTTTGTCCTGAGCAAGATGAAAACTCCGTACCAGATGCTATAACAAGAGGTCAAATTTTGAGGTGTGACAACATTTTTGAGAATAATATATGTAGTGGAACAACTGATGCTGTCAAtttgaaggagacaaacaccCCGGCAGCCATTGACTCTATTTCAGTGGCTGAGGGCCTTCCGTCCCCTGGTTTTCATGATAAATGTAATAATGAGAAAAGTTCTGATGTTAATTTAAATGAACAAATTGGGAGGATTTGTGAAGCTTTGCCAAATGAAGATTTAAAAATTGCAGAGCAACCAGTCTTGGAGTTAAACACATCAATTTCTGATACTTCGATGGAGGACAAACGGGAAACTGATGCACTTGAACTTGATGAGATGAAAATGGAAGATGATTCCACTGCTGCAAAACATTTATTGCCAGATGTTATAATGAAAGATAAAAGGCTTAGTGAAGTGAGCACTGATTCTGATCAGTTTGCCTCAG GTGGATTGAGAGTGAAGCGAAGGACGCCTCAGGGACTACCTTTATTCCCCTTCAGGCGATTGCTGAATCCAACGCCTTTTAAGAAGAAAGGTAAAACAAGCAAGAGCAGAACTAagctaaagtaa